The nucleotide sequence ACCGTTTGCCTGACGCGGGATGATCGCGCCTATCTTTCTCCGCACATCGGCAGCCTCGACAACGCTGAAACCTGTCGCGCGTTGGAAGAAGCGGTCGAACACCTGCAAGACATTTTGCGGATCGCGCCGGAACGGATCGCTTGCGACTTGCATCCCGATTTTCCCAGCAGCCGGCTGGCGGCGCGTTACGCCGCCGAGCGGGATTTGCCTTGCATCGCCGTGCAGCACCATCACGCCCACATCGCGGCGGTCGCGGCCGAACACGGTTTATGCGAGCCGATTTTGGGCTTGGCGTTGGACGGCGTTGGGTTAGGGGCGGACGGCGGCATTTGGGGGGGCGAACTGCTCGAAGTCGATGGCGCGCGCTTCGAGCGTCTCGGGCATTTGCGGCCGCTGCCGTTGCCGGGCGGCGACCGGGCCGCGCGCGAGCCGTGGCGATCGGCGGCGGCGGCGCTGCACGAACTCGGCGGATCTGACGAAATCAGCCGTCGTTTCGGCGCGAAGGCGGGTCTCATCCGGCAAATGTTGGACCAGCGCATCAACACGCCTTTCACCAGTAGCGCCGGTCGTCTGTTCGACGCCGCCGCCGCTTTACTAGGCGTGCGAGAAGTCAGCGATTACGAGGGACAGGCGGCGATGGAGTTGGAAGCTCTGGCGCACCGGCACGGTCCGGCGAATCCGCTGGCTGAAGGATTCGTTGTTCATGACTCCGGCGTCTTGGACCTTTTTCCCCTGCTCGCTTGGCTGGCGAATGGCGTTGTAACCGAATTAGGAGCGGCTTGCTTTCATGCCACGCTCGCCTTGGCTTTAAGCGAATGGCTGAATGGGGCCGGCAGAACATCAGGCATTCGGAAAGTGGCGTTAAGCGGCGGCTGTTTTCTCAACCGGTTGCTGGCGACTCAACTTCGAGCGCGTTTGGAACAATCCGGCTGGCAGGTCTTAACCGCCCGTCAAGCGCCACCGAATGATGGAGGGATCAGCTTGGGTCAGGCTTGGGTGGTGATGCAGTTCGTTTCTTCAGAAGCATCCTTACAAAGGCCTGACTTGACGCCGTCCCATTCCAGACAGCAAGCGCCTCACAACAGGCAGGCCTTTACTTGATCACACTTTGAACCTCAGTTTGTATTTGCCTACGCTCCAATAGGGGCAGCGGAATTAGCCCTTGCTGCAATAAATAACCGCTGGTTGCAATAGCGCTTTCAGAAGTCGCTTCCACTAGATATTCTTTCAAGCCAGCTACTAGAGAAAGGTGATTCCTCTTTACATAAAGCATCAAAGGGCTTACCACGGGATATAAATTACGGGCGATACTCGCTTGCAACGGCTCAACCCCATCAATCGGTAATTTATTTAAATTAAACTTGTTGGCAAAAGCCTCTGTAAAAATGCCCATTCCATTATTGAGTTTTTGTACCACGGTATCCAAATTATCGTATTCAGAATAGGCGCCGTCTTTACGAAAGGTAGTACAAATAGCCTCAAAATTTTTAGGATCAGTGACTTCCAGATTTTTTAAAGCAGCAAACTGCTTGCAACCCGCTAGCATGATTTGATTGAGAACTACTTGGTAATAAGCAAAGACCGGACTAGAATTCCATATCTGAATTTTAATATCGGGAAAAGCGGGGTTAATTTCTTTCCAGGTTTTATAGGAATTGGGAATTAATTTACCGCCGCCTTGTGGATCAGGAATATCTTTAGCCATAGCCAAAAATAGATCCTTACGGGACAATAGTTCAAAGTCTTTGATATTTCCAGTAAAAGCGATGACGACCGCAGTAACGCCTGTTTTGAACTTTAAGATGTCTTTAACATCATTATTTGCGCACAGTTCTTGCTCGTCAGCCGTCATGGGGCGCAAAACGACCGCAGCATCCAGCGACTCGATACCGTCACTAGCGCAAAATTGCTTGTAAGCCAATTCTGGGCTGGTCGACTGAATATTGGGGGCTTTTTTAAGCTTGCCGCTTTGGGTAAGTTGTTCGCTGACGGCAACCGCCATCGGGTAAGGGGCATAGCCGGCCGCAATGGTGGGGTAATCCCTGACGCTCTGAGCGTAGATAATGCTCGTGGCGAATACGTTCACCGCCAGAGCCGTAGCCACTATAAGATTAATTTTTTTCATCAACAGCCTCAATCATGTGATCTTCTTGAAATCCTTCGATCCCTCTAAAGGATGATCGCTCGGGCAAACCCACGATACCTGCGTAACGATATGCAATTCCCGTTCTGACATTACAATAGTGCGAACCCTTCGAATCCTAATAAGCTCTATAAAAGCTTGGCGTGTACCAGAGTGATCTCCCTATAATGCACTGCTAAAAATACAAAAAATTGGAGAAAAAATAAATTGAAAATAACGCTTTTTTGTATCATAAAAATTACTTTTTATAAAATATAAGTAGCAAAGTAAGTCTTCATCATCAAAATATGTAGAAAAGTAAACGGGATTCTTGCACCATCAATCTATCATTTTTGGTTTGAAGATCATTTAGGGTCACTTGTGACAGATAGCGCAAGCCAACTTGGCAGTCATTCACAACTCAAAATCAGATGAGCTTCCGTAAATACCGGCGTGGTACACGGACTCCAAGCAGTCTAGTCTTTATCTTGTGCGCCACCCTGCATGGAGCACGCACGGAGCGCAACTCTTGAAGCCTTTTCAGCCATGATCGCTTTTCAGAGGATTCTGCCCATGTGCCTCGCCGTTCCCGTCCAGATCGTCGAAATCCTCGACCACGACCAAGCCATCGCCGATATGGGCGGCGTTCGAAAATCCATTTCCACGGCCTTATTGGACGAGGTAGCGGTCGGCGACTACGTGATCGTGCACGTCGGTTACGCCCTCAACCGGCTCGACCCGGACGAAGCGGCCGAAACCCTGCGGCTGTTCGCCGAGATCGCCGAGGTCATCCGCGATGAAATA is from Candidatus Competibacteraceae bacterium and encodes:
- a CDS encoding substrate-binding domain-containing protein, which codes for MKKINLIVATALAVNVFATSIIYAQSVRDYPTIAAGYAPYPMAVAVSEQLTQSGKLKKAPNIQSTSPELAYKQFCASDGIESLDAAVVLRPMTADEQELCANNDVKDILKFKTGVTAVVIAFTGNIKDFELLSRKDLFLAMAKDIPDPQGGGKLIPNSYKTWKEINPAFPDIKIQIWNSSPVFAYYQVVLNQIMLAGCKQFAALKNLEVTDPKNFEAICTTFRKDGAYSEYDNLDTVVQKLNNGMGIFTEAFANKFNLNKLPIDGVEPLQASIARNLYPVVSPLMLYVKRNHLSLVAGLKEYLVEATSESAIATSGYLLQQGLIPLPLLERRQIQTEVQSVIK
- a CDS encoding HypC/HybG/HupF family hydrogenase formation chaperone — translated: MCLAVPVQIVEILDHDQAIADMGGVRKSISTALLDEVAVGDYVIVHVGYALNRLDPDEAAETLRLFAEIAEVIRDEIPG